The following are encoded together in the Macrobrachium nipponense isolate FS-2020 chromosome 14, ASM1510439v2, whole genome shotgun sequence genome:
- the LOC135226264 gene encoding uncharacterized protein LOC135226264: MKCPKTPEEWNDVAKRFASKWNCFNCVEALDGKHIAIKKPEGGGSLYFNYKKFYSIVLMALSDAKYKFLFVDIGAEGGAGDGGTWQKCKLARAITNNRAGLPQDRNLLNYDEPIPFHIVADDAFALNTWLMKPYSHQPQDSTERIYSYRLSLARHVVENAFGLLQMRWRVFETTMQQDVQVCKKITLCPCVMHNLALQRCPLAGTDVDYEDQHHNVVAGTWREELLNLME, from the coding sequence atgaagtgccccaagacaccagaagaatggaatgacGTAGCAAAACGCTTCGCCTCCAAGTGGAACTGCTTCAATTGTGTGGAagccctggatgggaagcacaTTGCGATCAAGAAACCCgaaggtggaggatcactgtatttcaattacaagaagttttacagcatcgtcctcatggccctctccGATGCAAAGTACAAGTTCCTGTTCGTCGACAtcggtgcagaaggaggtgctggggatggaggaacctggcagaagtgcaaGCTGGCCAGGGCCATCACAAACAACCGAGCAGGACTCCCCCAAGACAGAAATCTGCTCAACTACgacgaacccatccccttccacatagtTGCCGACGATGCCTTCGCTCTCAATACGTGgttgatgaagccctactcccaccaaCCACAAGATTCCACCGAACGaatatacagctacagattatctctTGCTCGTCATGTGGTGGAAAACGCATtcggcctgctgcagatgagatggcgagtcttcgagacgacgatgcaacaggacgtacaggtgtgcaagaagataactttgtgcccatgtgtcatgcacaacctggcactgcaacgcTGCCCACTTGCTGGCACCGACGTCGATtatgaggaccaacaccataacgtcgtagcaggtacttggagggaggagttgctgaacctcatggaatga